In Aegilops tauschii subsp. strangulata cultivar AL8/78 chromosome 3, Aet v6.0, whole genome shotgun sequence, one genomic interval encodes:
- the LOC109735695 gene encoding uncharacterized protein, whose amino-acid sequence MEQLRQLGEVVGSINALMAFEADLRINPRQCRLLAETCAHALDAVTGNVRAHLRFDERGSKWRALESPLRELHRALRDAEGYVRQCLDPRGSWWARAAAMAHGTECVEHHLHNILWCVSVAVDAIEAAGEIAGSEPDDHARARLLLANKYDRDMLEPKLFQLALGKRYLVSRELVVRMDAAWKEDRWALSQLLDEMTGPAAPKRLSKNEHRLAEVLAAPRGRLHPASILLGGDYSVRRRLGGRLKEVQWMGESFAMKHFIGDGEAVGAEVELLASVAHPNVAHATYCFHDEERKEYFVVMDQLMAKDLGSYVKEVSCPRRRTPFPVIVAIDIMLQIARGMEYLHAKGIYHGELNPSNVLVRLRQPDGGYVQVKVTGFGQSGIAMGANVNGDDNACIWYAPEVLKPEVADAGSRRTEKADVYSFAMICFELLTGKVPFEDNHLQGDKTSKNIRAGERPLFPFQTPKYLTALTKRCWHADPEQRPGFSSVCRVLRYVKRFLVMNPEQQQQQAAQGDEPVVPPVDYLDVEMQLLRRLPAWQRGEGARVPDLPFQMFAYKVLEREKTAGVVQAKDRAFDSGSEGNLLYGDENGVGAMSPDHPSSAASNGAMRPLPDSSDGKKPPSAKKADGKAARQPVAGHPQKVKPANPARTPQAPRRTLGVKTDGVS is encoded by the exons ATGGAGCAGCTCCGGCAGCTCGGCGAGGTGGTGGGCAGCATCAACGCGCTCATGGCGTTCGAGGCCGACCTCCGCATCAACCCTCGCCAGTGCCGCCTCCTCGCGGAAACCTGCGCGCACGCGCTGGACGCCGTCACCGGCAATGTCCGCGCCCACCTTCGCTTCGATGAGCGCGGCTCCAAGTGGCGCGCCCTGGAGTCCCCGCTCCGCGAGCTCCACCGCGCGCTCCGCGACGCCGAGGGCTACGTCCGCCAATGCCTCGACCCGCGCGGCAGCTGGTGGGCCCGCGCCGCCGCCATGGCGCACGGCACGGAGTGCGTCGAGCACCACCTCCACAACATCCTGTGGTGCGTCTCCGTCGCCGTCGATGCCATCGAGGCCGCCGGGGAGATCGCCGGCTCCGAGCCGGACGACCACGCGCGGGCGCGGCTTCTGCTGGCCAACAAGTACGACAGGGACATGCTCGAGCCAAAGCTGTTCCAGCTCGCGCTCGGCAAGCGGTATTTGGTATCCCGAGAACTGGTCGTTCGGATGGACGCGGCGTGGAAGGAGGACAGGTGGGCGCTGTCGCAGCTGCTCGACGAGATGACGGGCCCGGCGGCACCGAAGCGCCTGTCCAAGAACGAGCACCGCCTCGCCGAGGTCCTCGCCGCGCCGAGGGGGAGGCTGCACCCGGCGTCCATTCTGCTTGGAGGCGACTACAGCGTCCGCAGGAGGCTGGGCGGCCGCCTCAAGGAGGTGCAATGGATGGGGGAGAGCTTCGCGATGAAGCATTTCATCGGGGACGGCGAGGCCGTCGGCGCCGAGGTCGAGCTCCTGGCCTCGGTGGCGCACCCGAACGTCGCGCACGCCACCTACTGCTTCCACGACGAGGAGAGGAAGGAGTACTTTGTGGTCATGGACCAGCTCATGGCCAAGGACCTGGGGAGCTACGTCAAGGAGGTGAGCTGCCCGCGGCGGCGGACACCCTTCCCTGTCATCGTCGCCATCGACATCATGCTGCAGATCGCGCGCGGGATGGAGTACCTGCACGCCAAGGGAATATACCACGGCGAGCTGAACCCGTCCAACGTGCTCGTGAGGCTGCGGCAGCCCGACGGTGGCTACGTGCAGGTCAAGGTCACCGGGTTCGGGCAGTCCGGCATCGCAATGGGCGCCAATGTCAACGGCGACGATAACGCCTGCATCTGGTACGCGCCCGAGGTGCTCAAGCCGGAGGTCGCGGATGCAGGGTCCAGGCGCACCGAGAAGGCCGACGTGTACAGCTTCGCCATGATCTGCTTCGAGCTCCTGACCGGCAAGGTCCCGTTCGAGGACAACCACCTGCAGGGCGACAAGACAAGCAAGAACATCCGCGCCGGCGAGCGGCCGCTGTTCCCGTTCCAGACGCCCAAGTACCTGACCGCCCTGACCAAGCGGTGCTGGCATGCCGACCCGGAGCAGCGGCCGGGGTTCTCCTCCGTCTGCCGCGTCCTCCGGTACGTGAAGCGGTTCCTGGTCATGAacccggagcagcagcagcagcaggccgCGCAGGGCGACGAGCCCGTTGTGCCACCCGTGGACTACCTCGACGTGGAGATGCAGCTGCTGAGGAGGCTCCCGGCGTGGCAGCGAGGTGAGGGCGCCCGCGTGCCGGACTTGCCGTTCCAGATGTTCGCGTACAAGGTGTTGGAGAGGGAGAAGACCGCCGGCGTGGTGCAGGCCAAGGACAGGGCCTTCGACTCGGGCAGCGAAGGGAACTTGCTGTACGGCGATGAGAACGGGGTCGGGGCAATGTCGCCGGACCACCCTTCCTCGGCGGCGTCGAACGGCGCCATGCGGCCGCTGCCGGACAGCAGCGATGGCAAGAAGCCGCCGTCGGCCAAGAAAGCGGACGGCAAGGCGGCCAGGCAACCAG TTGCAGGGCATCCGCAGAAGGTGAAGCCGGCCAACCCAGCAAGGACTCCGCAGGCACCAAGACGGACGCTCGGAGTGAAGACCGACGGCGTCTCCTAG